From the Pectobacterium carotovorum genome, one window contains:
- a CDS encoding LysR family transcriptional regulator, translating into MNKINLRNDDLEVFLHVVDRNNFSAAARDLQILPKMVSKQIARLETALGTTLFERNTRNLRITDEGRAIAERARVALAVLDEMKELSRGDSEELSGNIRLTAPAPFGRKYVAPAIAAFCQVHPRVGFDLRLSDQIQDLYSGDFDLAIRMGDLADSRLLARKIANNRRILIASSEYLKNHPPIERPEDLLNHNCLVFAYPGFLHNSWTLRKDGHERSISVTGNLISDNGDVLHAWSLAGLGISLRETWDIHDELRAGKLCRVLPDWEANTSQISVVRARREPIPRRLSVFIDFMTEKWKRAPWDDD; encoded by the coding sequence ATGAACAAAATAAACTTGAGAAATGACGACCTTGAAGTGTTTTTACACGTCGTCGACAGAAACAATTTCTCTGCCGCAGCACGAGACCTACAGATACTCCCCAAGATGGTGAGCAAGCAGATAGCCAGGCTGGAAACTGCACTTGGCACTACACTTTTTGAAAGAAACACCCGTAATCTACGTATTACAGACGAGGGCAGAGCTATAGCTGAGAGGGCTCGTGTAGCGTTGGCCGTTCTGGATGAGATGAAGGAACTTTCCCGAGGGGATAGTGAGGAGTTAAGCGGAAATATTCGTTTGACTGCGCCCGCTCCGTTTGGCCGAAAATATGTTGCTCCTGCGATCGCTGCATTCTGCCAAGTACATCCGAGGGTGGGCTTTGATTTAAGGTTATCTGACCAAATCCAGGATCTTTACAGTGGTGATTTCGATCTGGCTATTCGTATGGGGGATCTGGCTGATTCTCGCCTTCTGGCCAGAAAAATAGCAAATAATAGACGTATTCTCATCGCATCGTCCGAATACCTGAAGAATCATCCACCCATTGAGCGACCAGAAGATCTTTTAAATCACAACTGCTTAGTATTCGCTTACCCGGGTTTTTTACACAATTCATGGACGTTACGTAAAGACGGTCATGAAAGAAGCATCAGCGTTACTGGCAACCTTATCAGTGACAACGGAGACGTATTGCATGCCTGGAGTTTGGCGGGGCTTGGCATATCTCTTCGAGAAACTTGGGATATTCATGATGAATTGAGAGCTGGGAAACTTTGCCGAGTTCTGCCTGATTGGGAAGCAAACACATCTCAGATCAGTGTTGTCCGGGCGCGGCGAGAACCAATACCCCGTAGGCTAAGTGTATTTATTGATTTCATGACTGAAAAATGGAAACGGGCACCATGGGATGATGATTAA